In a genomic window of Dehalococcoidia bacterium:
- a CDS encoding flavin reductase family protein, translating into MINDSEYRKSWSNFPTGVSVLATRDNNKNLVGMTANSLMSISLEPKIIMISVGNNRSILEYLGIKDNVSISILTKGQSNIADYFSNSNQSLKENYFLEKNEIYYIEDCLCYFFCKIINFYVVGDHTVFSLLVEKMNIGENRSPLIWYQGNFSNKIL; encoded by the coding sequence ATGATTAATGATTCTGAATATAGAAAATCCTGGAGTAATTTTCCTACAGGGGTTTCTGTATTAGCAACTAGGGACAATAATAAGAATTTAGTTGGAATGACAGCTAATTCTCTTATGAGCATTTCTCTAGAACCAAAGATTATAATGATTTCTGTTGGTAATAATCGATCTATATTAGAGTATTTAGGTATAAAAGATAATGTTAGCATTTCAATTTTAACTAAAGGACAATCTAATATTGCTGATTATTTTTCAAACTCAAATCAAAGCTTAAAAGAAAATTATTTTTTAGAAAAAAATGAAATTTATTATATTGAAGATTGTCTCTGTTATTTTTTTTGTAAAATTATAAATTTTTATGTAGTTGGTGATCATACAGTTTTTTCATTACTTGTAGAAAAAATGAACATAGGTGAAAATAGGTCTCCTCTTATTTGGTATCAAGGCAACTTTAGTAATAAAATTTTATGA
- a CDS encoding glycosyltransferase family 4 protein — MSLVEIFPDYVLGGSQNILRKIIIGLRNNGIRVRLFSPINDQPKSFINDVEIENILNLRGSFPSPFEIPLYELQNLSNTIDEIKTWADRIYLHGDGWFMREEFFGSNIISGIHDLVYQESLTSVIFSKSNKIIVPSNYLKQTIKASLSKERFRSKNISVIKNSIDNFSKEKHTEKHPDKDTLVLLFPHRPDLRKGINNALKISLGFAQTKRWKKVILNVPKFNKLLNKDEKNSSNLHLDSLEKFNRNGGEINFHDWIPINEMSQYYKSGDLTLCPGNFIESFGLVPLESLANGTPVICSAVGAFREFSNFEGIRIIPYGDIEGFVNKGIELLEEINEIKYGSERVINNYNLDNMITEYIETFTNPNSKLKEEINDSPMKVDTVDGKYFMSPWCFISNNKIYHDYKGWMKDFENKFKLQNKRIILDHKYIEKAISEKILISY, encoded by the coding sequence TTGTCATTAGTTGAAATTTTTCCAGATTACGTTTTGGGTGGCTCTCAAAATATACTAAGAAAAATAATAATAGGCTTAAGAAATAATGGTATTAGAGTTAGATTATTCTCACCAATAAATGATCAACCAAAGTCATTTATTAATGATGTAGAAATAGAGAATATATTAAATCTAAGAGGATCATTTCCTAGTCCCTTTGAAATCCCTTTATACGAATTACAAAATCTATCTAATACAATAGATGAAATAAAAACTTGGGCAGATAGAATCTATTTACATGGAGATGGTTGGTTTATGAGAGAAGAATTTTTTGGTTCAAATATAATTAGCGGAATTCATGATCTTGTTTATCAAGAATCATTAACTTCAGTAATCTTTTCAAAATCAAATAAAATAATAGTTCCTTCAAATTATCTAAAACAAACTATCAAAGCATCATTAAGTAAAGAAAGATTCAGATCAAAAAATATATCAGTTATAAAGAATTCAATAGATAATTTTTCTAAGGAAAAGCATACTGAAAAGCACCCAGATAAAGATACTTTGGTTTTGTTATTTCCTCATAGACCTGATTTAAGAAAAGGTATAAATAATGCACTAAAAATTTCATTAGGATTTGCTCAGACGAAAAGATGGAAAAAAGTTATATTAAATGTTCCGAAATTTAATAAATTATTGAATAAAGATGAAAAAAACTCTTCGAATCTTCATTTAGATAGTCTTGAAAAATTTAATAGAAATGGAGGAGAAATCAACTTTCATGATTGGATTCCAATTAATGAAATGAGTCAATATTATAAATCTGGGGATTTAACTCTATGCCCTGGAAATTTTATTGAATCATTTGGTTTAGTTCCTCTTGAATCATTAGCTAACGGAACACCAGTAATATGTAGTGCTGTTGGTGCTTTTAGAGAATTTTCTAACTTTGAAGGAATCAGAATTATTCCTTACGGAGATATTGAGGGATTTGTAAATAAAGGCATAGAATTATTGGAAGAAATAAATGAAATAAAATATGGTTCTGAAAGAGTCATAAATAACTACAATTTAGATAATATGATTACTGAATATATAGAAACTTTTACTAATCCTAATTCAAAATTAAAAGAAGAAATAAATGATTCTCCTATGAAAGTTGATACTGTTGATGGTAAATATTTTATGTCTCCTTGGTGCTTTATTTCAAATAATAAAATTTATCATGATTATAAAGGTTGGATGAAAGATTTTGAAAATAAATTTAAATTGCAAAATAAAAGAATTATTCTAGATCATAAGTATATTGAAAAAGCCATCTCAGAAAAAATATTAATTTCTTATTAA
- the rplU gene encoding 50S ribosomal protein L21 — translation MDYAIIKTGGKQYRVRKGDFLTVEKLEGNSGDEVSFNEVLLTSLKGELSVGEPIVSGAVVKAKIEDQIKGQKVISLRYKNKTRHRVKTGHRQKLTNVIIQSISVKKPRSKSNGS, via the coding sequence ATGGATTACGCAATTATAAAAACAGGTGGTAAGCAGTATCGAGTTAGAAAAGGAGATTTTCTAACAGTTGAAAAGCTTGAAGGTAATTCAGGTGATGAAGTGTCATTCAATGAAGTACTTTTAACTTCTCTTAAAGGTGAACTTAGTGTAGGTGAACCTATTGTTTCAGGAGCAGTAGTAAAAGCTAAAATTGAGGATCAAATTAAGGGCCAAAAAGTTATATCATTACGATATAAAAATAAGACAAGGCATAGAGTAAAGACTGGTCATAGGCAAAAATTAACTAATGTGATCATTCAGAGTATTTCAGTAAAGAAACCAAGGAGTAAATCTAATGGCTCATAA
- the rpmA gene encoding 50S ribosomal protein L27: MAHKKGGGTSRNGRDSAGKRLGVKTFGGKFVTAGSIIVRQRGTRFVPGENVGIGRDHTLFSKVDGVVSFDWASKVKRRVNVLIESVEK, from the coding sequence ATGGCTCATAAAAAAGGTGGAGGAACAAGTCGAAATGGTAGAGATAGTGCAGGTAAAAGACTTGGAGTAAAAACTTTCGGAGGAAAGTTTGTCACTGCTGGATCTATAATTGTGAGGCAAAGAGGAACCAGATTTGTTCCAGGAGAAAATGTAGGAATAGGTAGGGATCATACACTTTTTTCTAAAGTTGATGGAGTCGTTTCTTTTGATTGGGCTTCCAAAGTTAAAAGAAGAGTAAATGTATTGATCGAAAGTGTAGAAAAATAA
- the rpmE gene encoding 50S ribosomal protein L31: MKKETHPKLFEAEVHCMCGSGNVWKTISTKERISVEICSQCHPAWTGEQRIVDTEGRVERMNRRYNLK; encoded by the coding sequence ATGAAAAAAGAAACACATCCCAAATTATTTGAAGCTGAAGTTCATTGTATGTGTGGATCGGGTAATGTATGGAAAACAATATCAACTAAGGAAAGAATTTCAGTTGAAATTTGTAGTCAATGTCATCCTGCTTGGACTGGAGAACAACGAATTGTTGACACAGAGGGTCGAGTAGAAAGAATGAATAGAAGATATAACTTAAAATAA
- a CDS encoding DUF1385 domain-containing protein, producing the protein MKKHFYGGQAVIEGVMIRGQKNCVVAVRNPEKNIVIKQIKIPSFSKALYKKIPFIRGVIILLEMMVIGYRSLTKSSEIVEENQNLNISTIEKLFSYLFSSAFLVIVLSFFFLVPLFLSDRFVFIEDNFVLNNILEGIIRLIFFILYIYLISLNKDIKRVFAYHGAEHKTIAAYEDNIDTNLDNIEKIQLYDKEHPRCGTSFIMTVILVSIILHVFIPREPLLLLYLSRIFLFPIIAGLSYELIRLSSVTSDNIMSKLLSLPNIWMQKLTTAEPEDEMVEVALAAINESIRLDAK; encoded by the coding sequence ATGAAAAAGCATTTCTATGGTGGTCAAGCAGTTATTGAAGGAGTTATGATTCGTGGTCAAAAAAATTGTGTAGTAGCTGTCAGAAATCCTGAAAAAAATATAGTTATAAAGCAAATAAAAATTCCTTCATTTTCTAAAGCATTATATAAAAAGATCCCATTCATAAGAGGGGTAATAATACTTCTAGAAATGATGGTTATTGGATATAGATCACTAACAAAGTCTTCTGAGATTGTTGAAGAAAACCAAAATCTAAACATTTCAACTATTGAGAAATTATTTTCTTATCTATTCAGTTCTGCTTTCTTGGTAATCGTATTATCTTTTTTCTTTTTAGTACCCCTTTTCTTATCTGATAGATTTGTTTTTATAGAAGATAACTTTGTCTTAAATAATATTTTAGAAGGAATAATTAGACTTATATTCTTTATACTTTATATTTATCTTATAAGTCTAAATAAGGATATCAAAAGGGTCTTTGCTTATCACGGAGCTGAACATAAAACAATTGCTGCTTATGAGGATAATATTGACACTAATTTAGATAATATTGAAAAGATTCAACTTTATGATAAAGAGCATCCAAGATGTGGAACCAGCTTTATTATGACTGTTATTCTTGTTTCTATAATACTTCATGTTTTTATTCCAAGAGAACCGCTTTTATTGTTATACCTCTCAAGAATTTTTTTATTTCCCATAATTGCAGGTCTTTCATATGAATTGATAAGACTTTCAAGTGTAACTTCAGATAATATTATGTCTAAACTTTTATCTTTACCAAATATTTGGATGCAAAAGTTAACTACTGCTGAACCAGAAGATGAAATGGTTGAAGTTGCATTAGCTGCAATAAATGAATCTATTAGATTAGATGCTAAATAA
- the hisIE gene encoding bifunctional phosphoribosyl-AMP cyclohydrolase/phosphoribosyl-ATP diphosphatase HisIE encodes MKPNFEKSELLPVIVQNFKNKKILMLGYMNNEAYEKTTQTNNVWFFSRSRNRLWEKGESSKNYLRVKKILIDCDGDSILILANPEGPTCHTLANSCFETESNIDENYDFTLEQLQSLIMQRKEEMPENSYTTKLFAQGLNRITKKIGEEASEVIIASLAEKKEDIIYESADLLYHLLVLLSNENIKLEEVIKELSNRHNKP; translated from the coding sequence ATGAAACCAAATTTTGAAAAATCAGAATTATTACCCGTTATAGTACAAAATTTTAAGAATAAAAAAATTTTGATGCTTGGATATATGAATAACGAAGCATATGAAAAAACAACGCAGACTAATAATGTTTGGTTTTTTTCAAGGTCAAGAAATAGACTTTGGGAAAAAGGGGAGTCATCAAAAAACTACCTTAGAGTAAAAAAAATTCTAATAGATTGTGATGGTGATTCTATACTAATTCTAGCTAACCCTGAGGGGCCAACTTGCCATACTCTTGCTAATTCCTGTTTTGAAACTGAAAGTAATATTGATGAAAATTATGATTTTACCCTAGAACAATTACAAAGCCTTATAATGCAAAGAAAAGAAGAAATGCCTGAAAATTCTTACACGACTAAACTTTTTGCTCAAGGACTAAATCGAATTACTAAAAAAATAGGAGAAGAAGCTTCTGAAGTAATAATTGCTTCATTAGCTGAAAAAAAAGAAGATATAATTTATGAATCAGCTGATCTCTTGTATCACTTACTTGTACTTTTATCCAACGAAAATATAAAGTTAGAAGAAGTAATCAAAGAGCTTAGCAACAGACATAATAAACCATAA
- a CDS encoding HAD family hydrolase — MIKKLTYPKVLLFDCFETIIENDILRWKQLFKKIISINNWDLDANDFWNLWKKYEVNFRKVRTNMKKIEDSPVFKTYEKAWSDCFNIVFNELKINGNSEECAKLCIESMAQNEPYEDSIEILNKLKSNHKIGVISNADNDFLLPVLDKLCVSFDYILSSENANCYKPNPNIFKKFIHQNKLDPKECWYIGDKEFDDVQGSSSVGMQPFLINRRVYNEIKEFDNHIQISNLKQLYLKIKTI; from the coding sequence ATGATTAAGAAGCTTACTTATCCAAAAGTATTATTATTTGATTGTTTTGAGACTATTATTGAAAATGATATATTAAGATGGAAACAATTATTTAAGAAAATTATATCTATAAACAATTGGGATCTTGATGCAAATGACTTCTGGAATTTATGGAAAAAATATGAGGTAAATTTTAGAAAAGTTAGGACTAATATGAAAAAAATTGAAGATAGTCCTGTTTTTAAGACTTATGAAAAAGCATGGAGTGACTGCTTCAATATTGTTTTTAATGAATTAAAAATAAATGGTAATTCAGAAGAATGTGCCAAACTTTGCATAGAAAGTATGGCTCAGAATGAACCTTATGAGGATTCTATAGAAATTCTTAATAAATTAAAAAGTAATCACAAAATTGGAGTTATTTCTAATGCTGATAACGACTTTTTATTACCTGTTTTAGACAAATTATGTGTATCTTTTGATTATATTCTATCTTCAGAAAATGCTAATTGTTATAAACCGAATCCTAATATTTTCAAAAAATTTATTCATCAAAACAAACTAGACCCTAAAGAATGTTGGTACATTGGAGATAAAGAATTTGATGATGTTCAAGGATCAAGTTCTGTAGGGATGCAACCTTTTTTGATAAATAGAAGGGTATATAATGAGATTAAAGAATTTGATAACCACATTCAAATTTCTAATCTCAAACAACTATACTTAAAAATAAAGACTATATGA
- the hisF gene encoding imidazole glycerol phosphate synthase subunit HisF produces MLTKRIIPCLDIDQGRVVKGINFINIRDAGDPSELAKFYDVEGADELIFLDITATYEGRKTMIDVVKKVSSLVFIPLTVGGGIQGADDMKQMLEAGADKVSINTTAINNPSVINSCSDEFGSQCVVSAIDVKKIDNNWIVHTHGGRNMTELNALDWVKEVEDRGAGEILLTSMDKDGSNTGYDNELLQQVNELVSIPVIASGGAGNLDHLLEALILGKSDAVLAASIFHFGKYSIREAKNFLKEKGISIRL; encoded by the coding sequence ATGTTAACTAAAAGAATAATTCCATGCCTTGATATTGATCAGGGTAGAGTCGTAAAAGGTATTAACTTTATAAATATCAGAGATGCTGGTGATCCTTCAGAGTTAGCAAAGTTTTATGACGTAGAAGGAGCTGATGAACTTATATTTTTAGATATTACTGCTACTTACGAAGGTCGAAAAACTATGATTGATGTAGTAAAGAAAGTTTCATCATTGGTATTTATACCGTTAACAGTAGGTGGTGGCATCCAAGGGGCTGATGATATGAAACAAATGCTCGAAGCTGGTGCTGATAAAGTTTCTATTAACACAACTGCTATAAATAATCCTTCAGTAATTAATAGCTGCTCAGATGAGTTCGGATCTCAGTGTGTTGTTAGTGCTATTGATGTAAAGAAAATTGATAATAATTGGATTGTTCATACTCATGGTGGACGAAATATGACAGAATTAAATGCTCTTGATTGGGTTAAAGAAGTAGAAGATAGAGGAGCTGGAGAAATTCTTCTTACAAGTATGGATAAAGATGGTTCAAACACCGGGTATGATAATGAATTACTCCAACAGGTGAATGAATTGGTAAGCATACCAGTAATTGCTTCAGGAGGTGCTGGCAATTTAGATCATTTATTAGAGGCTCTTATTCTAGGAAAATCAGATGCTGTTTTAGCTGCCAGTATCTTTCATTTTGGGAAATATTCAATTAGAGAAGCTAAAAATTTTCTTAAAGAAAAAGGGATATCTATAAGACTATGA